A window of Desulfomonilaceae bacterium genomic DNA:
AAGTCGTTTCCTGTAGCTTTTAAACTCCTTGAAGACGAAACAGACATTGACAAAATTCCTTTTATTCGTCGAATGAGCCATAAATCTACATTGTGTCAACTCATTAATCTTGTACGGAATTTCGACTGGACGGTGGGGGCGGATGTAGATGACTTTGTAAATGCTATGTGCCCTTCAATCATCGGATTAACAGACATTCCTGAATACATGAAAGACGGGACATTCAGAAGCATCGTTTGGACGAAAAGCCGGGCGGACGGGAAAAAGTATGAAAACAGTGTCCCCCGAATACCAACAGGCAAATACAAGGCCCTGGTGATGGCCCCTCTTGTATACAATCCATTTGATCCGGATATTGTCTTGATTTACGCCAATCCTGCACAGATGATAATTTTGATCAATTCGC
This region includes:
- a CDS encoding DUF169 domain-containing protein, whose product is MNASRDWEKPIRRLELLLRLKSFPVAFKLLEDETDIDKIPFIRRMSHKSTLCQLINLVRNFDWTVGADVDDFVNAMCPSIIGLTDIPEYMKDGTFRSIVWTKSRADGKKYENSVPRIPTGKYKALVMAPLVYNPFDPDIVLIYANPAQMIILINS